The genomic segment CTCGGGCTCGAGCGTCTGCGGGACCGGCGTCACGTCGAAGAGGACGGTCGCGATGTCGACACCCGAGACGCCGTCGACGAGCGCGTGGTGGGTCTTCGAGATCAGCGCGAAGCGGCCGCGGGTCAGACCCTGGACGAGCCACAGCTCCCACAGCGGCTTCGTGCGGTCGAGCTGCTGGGAGAAGATCCGCGCCGCGGTCCGGCGAAGCTGCTCCTCCGAGCCGGGCGAGGGCAGCGCGGAGTGGCGGACGTGGTAGTCGAGGTTGAACGTCGGATCATCGATCCAGTAGGGCCGTGAGGTCGGCAGCGGGGGGAAGGACAGCTTCTGGCGAAACCGCGGCACGAGGTGCAGTCGCGACTCGATGTGACCGACGAGGTCGCGGTAGCCGGGCGGCGGCCCCTCGAAGATCAGGATCGCGCCGACGTGCATGTGGCTCGACGAGGTCTCGTTCGTCAGGAACGAGACGTCGAGGCCGGAGAGTCGGTCGAGATGCCCTTGCGCCATCGACCGAGACTAACCCCTCTAGCCTCCTGCCGATGCCGACCCGGGCCCGACACGTCATCGCCGCCCTCGCGGCCTTGTTCAGCATGGTGCTCCTCGGCGCCTGCGGTGGTTCGGAGAGCGAGTGCGAGGACGGCTCGTGCGGCCCCGCCTCGACCCAGGGCGAGTTCAACTCCGAGCGCGCGATGAGCGACGTCGAGCGTCAGGTCGCCTTCGGGCCGCGGCCCTCCGGCTCGGCGGCCAACGAGCGCCAGGTCGAGTTCCTCGCTCGCCAGCTGCAGCTGGCCGGCGCGAAGGACGTCGAGGTCCAGCGTCCATGGGCGAACGTGACCGCCGAGATCCCCGGCGAGGGCGAGGGGACGATCCTGATCGGCGCCCATCACGACACGAAGGACGAGCCACCGATCGTCGGCGCCAACGACGGCGCATCGGGCGTCGCCGTCGTCCTAGAGCTGGCGCGCTCGCTCGCGGAGGATCCGCAGCGCACCGGCCCCACGGTTCGGATCGCCCTGTTCGACGCCGAGGAGGCGCGGGGCGACGCGCCCTTCGAGGAGGACGGCACCCGCGGATCGCGTCAATACGTCGAAGCGGCCGAGCGCAGCGGCGAGCTCGACGACATCGACGAGATGTGGCTCTTCGACATGGTCGGCGACTGCGACCTCCAGGTGCCGCTCGAGGCGAACTCGGACCCCGAGATCTACGAGCGCTTCGAGGCCGTCGCCGACGAGCTGCCCGAGTTCCGCTCGCCCTTCGGCGGCGAGGTCGATCCCATCCTCGACGACCACATCCCGTTCCTCGAGGCCGGGATCCCGTCGGTCGACCTGATCGACTTCACCTTTGGGGGCGACTCCTCACCGGGCGATCACTGGCACACGACCGACGACACGCTCGACAAGGTCTGCCCCGAGAGCCTCGGGGCCGTCGGCGCGCCGGCGCTCGAGCTGCTCTCGAACCCGTATCCGCCGTCCTCGGACGGCTAGACCGGCATCAGGTCGTAGTCGAGCACGATCGTGTGCTCGCCCTCCGGCGTGCGCGTGACGCGGGCGCGGCCGGTGATCCCGGTGAGCTCGTCGGTGCCCGAGCCGTCGACGATCGTCACCTCGAGCTCGGTGCCGGTCGGCTCGATCCGCCCGACGTGGAAGAGGGCGAAGCTGCCGCTTCGCCCGTCGATCTCGCAGCGCAGCAGCTCGAGGCCGCTGTAGACGCGCGGCTCTCCGGCGGAGTAGGCGCTCACGAGCTCCGCCTTCGAGCGCCCGCGGATGCCGCCCTGGTAGCTGCGGATGACCTCGGTCCGCGTCAGCCGCCCGCCGGTGCGGCGCTCGCGGTGCCACGGCTTCTCCTTCCAGCCGTCGATCGTGAACGACGCGGTCACCTGCACAGGGCTCACGAGGCTACCCTCAGTGGTGCAGATGTCGAGCCGAGCCGAAGCCCAGCGCACATCCCCGAGCCGCGTCCTGCTCGCCGCCCCGCGCGGTTATTGCGCCGGCGTCGACCGCGCCGTGCAGACCGTCGAGAAGGCGCTCGAGCTCCACGGAGCGCCCGTCTACGTCCGCAAGGAGATCGTCCACAACAAGCACGTCGTGGCCGAGCTCTCCGAGCGCGGCGCGATCTTCGTCGAGTCCGAGAACGAGGTTCCCGAGGGTGCGCTCGTCGTGTTCTCCGCGCACGGCGTCTCGCCGGCGGTCCACGCCAACTCCGAGGCACGCTCGCTGCGCACGATCGACGCGACCTGCCCGCTCGTCACGAAGGTCCACGTGTCGGCCAAGCGCTTCGCCGAGCAGGGCTACGAGATCGTGATGATCGGTCACTCCGGCCACGAGGAGGTCGAGGGGACGATGGGGGAGGCACCGGGCGCGATCACCCTCGTCGAGACCGAGGCCGAGGTCGACGCGCTCGAGATCGCCGACCCCGAGAAGGTTGCGTTCATCACCCAGACGACGCTGTCGGTGGACGAGACGGCGGGGATCATCGCCAGGCTGCGCGAGCGCTTCCCCGGAATCGTCTCCTCGAAGTCCGAGGACATCTGTTACGCGACGACGAACCGCCAGATCGCCGTCAAGCAGCTCGCCGCTGAGTGCGACCTGGTGCTCGTGATCGGCTCGACCAACTCCTCGAACTCCAACCGGCTGGTCGAGGTCGCGCGCGAGCACGGCGCGGACTCGCACCTGATCGACAACGCGGGGCAGGTCCGCGAGGCCTGGCTCGAAGGCGTCGAGACCGTCGGGATCACCTCCGGCGCGAGCGCTCCCGAGCAGCTCGTCTCGGAGCTCGTCGAGTTCTTCCGCGGCCGCGGCGCCGATGATGTCGCCGAGCTCCGCACGGTCCACGAGGACGTCCGCTTCATGCTGCCGAAGCGGATCCGCACCGAGCTCGCCTCGGCCTAGGGCTCCGTACCCCCGGGCCCCGTTCCGGCCGAGAAGCCGATCGCCCACAGCCGCGCGCCGTCGCGCGGCTCGATCAGCAGCGTGTGGTGGCCGTGCTGGTCGTGGTCTGCGAGCTCGTAGAGGCCGGCGCGCTCTACCTCGCGGTCGCTGACCGGGCCGGCGTCGATCGAGAACCCGAACCGCCCGCCGCCGTCGAGCACCGCGTGCACGCCACCGGCCTCGTAGGCGACCTCGACGACATCGCTCGTCGGCACGGACGGCGAGCCGCCGGGGAAGATCTCCGGGCTCGGCGGCACGAGCCCCGCGGTCGATGCGCCGTTCGTCTCGGGCGTCTCGGCGGCGACCGACGCGATCGCGACCGGCTCGCCCGCCAGCGCGGCCTCGATCTCGGCCTCCGTCTCCGTGTAGGCGCCCTCGCCGAAATGGGCCCATCGAAGCGCACCGCCCTGATCCCACAGAAACAGGGCCGGCCAGCCGCCCGGGTCGTAGTCGCGCCAGAGCTCGTGGCGCGAATCGTCGGCGACCGGGTGGCGGATGCCGAGCCGGGCCAGCTCGGAGGCGAGCAGCTCCCGGTCGCCGGTGAAGGCGAAGCGCGGTGAATGGACTCCGAGCACGGTCAGCCCGCGGTCGGCGAAGCGCTCGTGCCAGTCGGCGATCCGCGGCAGCGCTCGCAGGGAACCGAGCTGCGCGAGCTCGAAGAAGTGGACCAGCACCGGCCCGGCGGCGGTCGCCGCGCTCATCGACTCGGGGCCTTCGCCGATCCAGCGCAGCCGCGGCGGCAGCTCGGGTGCCGCGATGTTGTTGCGCTGGGGGCGGATGGCTCCAATTATCCTCGCCGCATCGTGAAGCGGCGTGGAGACCTCGTCGCCGGGATCCTGCTCGGCATCGTGATCGGGATCGCGATCATCGCGGTCTTCGTCTTCGTCTTCAGCCCGGAGACGATCGATGCACCTTCGCTCGACGGACCGGTCGGGCGCCAAGGCACCGGCCCGAGCGTCGAAGCGGGCCCACGATGAGAGGCACGGCCTAGACTTCGCCGCGGGCATGGGCGTTCCGGCTCGACAATGGCGATCGCGCACTCTCTGGGCCGTAGGACTCCTCGTCCTGGGCGCGCCGGCGGCGGACCGGCTCCGCCTCTCGTGAATTCAGGTGCCGCCAAGACCGCGTGGGCTACCGAGCACGACGGGGGCTACCGAGCACGACTATCTGACACTGGTTGCGCCGGTTATCTTGCCGCTCGCCGCGGGCCTCACCCTCGCCGCGCTGTCCTCGCCGCTGGTCGGCCACACCTCCCCCAGGGACGGATGTGCCAAGCCTTCGGCCGCCTTCTTTGCCGCTCCCCTGGCCACCGTACACCTGAGGCAGGAGACCACGGAGGGGTTCCCGGCCGGCGCGAACGCGGGCGAGCTGTGATTTCAGGATGAACTTCAGACGTGGACCAGCGCTAGTCGGTGTGGCGGTCGCTGCCGTGGTCGTCATCGTGATCGTCGTCGCCGGCGGCGGTAACGATGCGAAGACCCCAACCGCCCCGGCGGAGGGTCCAACCGCACAGGTGCGGGGCCCTGAAGCCGGGTCGTCCGGCAAGGGACCACGCGACGGTGAAGAGAAGCCGGCGGAGTCGGAGCAGCCTCTGATTGAGCTCTCCGACGGCCAGCCGGTGGGCGGAGTGAGGGAGCTCTCCTACTCGCCCGGCGACCAGATCCGATTCGCCGTCGCTTCGGATGTCGACGACGAGATCCACTTTCACGGCTACGACGTGTCGGTGCCGGTGCGCGCAGGTAAGAAGGCTCAGGTCGAGATCGACAACGCGAGCCTCGAAGGGGTGTTCGAGGTCGAGCTAGAGGACCGCGTGATCCCGATCGCCGAAGTGACCGTCAGCCCATGACCCGCTAACCGCGGGGCAGCCGTGCTCTGCGGCCACCGCCGCCGCCCGCGCCTTGCCGTCGGCGCGTGGGTCTTGTCCTCGATGAAGATTCTGGTGGTCTCGATCGGCGGGAGAAGCGGCATCGGTAGCCTCGAGGGTGCACATGGACATGGTTGGTCACGGGTCTTCCTTCGATCTGCTCAAGTTGCTCGGCGAAATCGGGATCCCGCTGGCGCTGGCCGTCGCCTACTGGCTGCGAGTCCGGGTTCTCGCTCGCGAGCACAGGGCGCCGTCCCGCCGCCGCCAGCTGTCCTTCGGCGCGGGCCTGCTCGTCATCGTGGTCGCCAGCGTCGGATTGGCGGAGATCTCGATGCGGCAGGTCTCGGGCCACATGGTCCAGCACCTCCTGCTGATGGATCTCGCCGCGTTCCTCGTGATCCTGGGAGTGACGCGGCCGGTCGTGGAGCCGCTCCTCAGCGTGCCGGGGCTGCGCCACGCGCGCAAGATCGTCCGGCCGGTGCCGGCGATGCTGATCTTCATCGCCATCGTGGTGGTCTGGCACCTTCCGCCGCTCTACAACCTGACCGCGGAGAGCGAGCTGGCGCACGCCGCATCGCGCACGTTCTTCCTCGGGGCCGGGCTCGTGAAGTGGATGGCGCTCATCGGTCCGGTCTCGGCGGCGGCTTGGTTCGTCGGCGGCTTCTCGCTCCTATACGTGGCCACGGAGCACCTGTTCATCGCCGTGATGGGCAACGTCTTCATGTGGGCCGGCACGCCGATCTACTCCGTGTACGCCGAGCGAACCGCGGCGGTCGGCATCGATCCCGTGACCGATCAATCGATCGGTGGTGGGATCATGGCGGTATGGGGGATGATGCTCACGCTCGCCTTGCTGGCCTGGGTCCTGCTGCGGTGGTCCAAGCACGAGACGGAGCGGCAGGACCTGCTCGACCTGGCTCGTGACAACGGCGTCGCGATTCCGGCCGACGTAGTCGCGAGGGCGGTACGAAACGGCCAGGCCGGAGCGATGAGGGTCGACATCCTGCGCCGACGCCACGACCCTCGCGCCGCTGCTGCGAGTAGTCGCGGTTCGTCCTGACCCGGGCCTCAGCGCAGTCGTTTCGCCCGGATCGCCCGCGAGAGGAACCGGCCCCTGCTGTCGGCGGGCGGGCGTAGGCCGAGTAGGCGCATGACCGTCGGTGCGATGTCGACGTTGACCGGCCGTGAGGAGAGACGCTTGCCCCGGACGATGCCGTCGCGGACGAGCGGCGAACCACCCGCGAGGGCGAGGAAGTTGTCGGCGGTCACGGGGTTGCCGTGATTTCCGGGCAGCGGGTTCCCGGTCGGGTCCGGCAGCGGGAACGGCAACCCGCCCGCCGACTCGCTGAATGCGACACTCGCGTCGGTCGTCGCGATCAGGTCTCCGCTCCGCGCCCCGCCGGTGTGCCAGCCGGGATGGACGCGACCGACGGTGTGACGGCGCCCGCCGTCGCTCGGGTTCGGCCGTCGGTAGAGGACTTCGTCGACCCCGTCGACGTCGAGTGCCGCGCTGCGCATCTTGCGTAGCAGCGCGAAGCGCGACTTCGACCGGCGATCGGCGAGGTAGATCGAGTCGAGGCTGCCGTTCTGGACTGCGAGGAAGTCTTCGGGGTCGATCCCCTCGGCCTCAAACGCGTCGCCAAGGCTGACTTTCTGCGGCGTCGAGTCCATCGAGTGGTCGGAAACGAGCATCAGGACGGACCGCTTCCAGATCCGCTCGCCCCGAAGCGTTCCGACCAACCGTTCGATCTGCGCGTCGGCCAGCGTAACCGCCGAGTCGTAAGCGGGCGAGCGTCCCGTCGCGTGGCCCGCCGAGTCGATCTGGGGGAGGTTCACGAACGTGAAGTTCGGGCGCCGCGTTCTCACGCCCCTGCGCACGCCCTCGGTGACGGTGCGCACGACCTCGTCCATGACGATTGAGTCGTCGGCCGCGTAGCCCGTGACTGGGTTGGTCGCCACCTGCTGGCAGTAGGCGTCGTCATCGGCCCCGTCATCGCACGGAGCCCACAGATAGTCGGCGTCGGTGCGCCGCGACCGGAAGTTCCGTCCGGCGAAGATCCGCCCGAGCTTCGGCTTTCCGAAGATGCCTGCCGAGACGATCCGCTTCGGGTCACCCTGACGGTGGATCGCCTCGAACGTGAACTCGGCCTGCGGGCAATTGCGGTTCTCGCCGCTCGTCTCGCTGGGTATCGCGGTGAGGTCGATCTGACCGGTCGGCCTGCAGCTGTCCGCGTTCGCCAACGGGGCGTAGATCGCGAACGCGTTCGCGGCGATCCCCGACCGGCCCGGATAGGCGCCGCTCATCATCGCCGTGTGGTTCGGGTTCGTCTCCGCCGGGATCACCGAGCTCGAACGCGGAAAGTAGGCTGCCCCTCCTGATTGGCCGTCGATCAGCGAGCTGATGAACGGCGCACGCTCGGCGGTGACGGCGTCGCCGTCAAGACCGTCGAGGACGACAACGTAGACGAACGGGCGCTTCGGCTTGGCCGCGCCGGCTGCGGGAGCGAGGGCGAGGCCGGCCGCGAGTAGGCAGAGGGCGGTGGCGGCGACCCGAAGCGGGCGGAAGAGGCTCATCGGTCGATCGTAGGTGGCCGCCTCCGCCGGGGCGTCACTGGATGGTGAACGCCTTTCGCAGACGAAACCGGCGCGGCTCGATTCCGGTCCCGATCTTAGATCGTCCGTCGTGATCGTCGTCGTCAGCACCGTCCGCCGGCGTCGCGAGCGCAACGCCGAGGAAGCGACGGGCGACACGCCGTGTGACGATCTCTAGACGGATTCGGCGAGTAGCTGGTCGAGGCGCCCGGACAGCCGCTCGGCGAGCAGGTCGCGGATCGGCCCCTCCTTGGCACGCCCGACGAGCTCGGCGAGGAACCCCTCGATGACCAGCCGGCGCGAGTCGGAGTCTCCGAGCCCGCGTGACTTGAGGTAGAAGAGCTGGTCCGGGTCGACCTGCGCGATCGCCGCCGCGTGCGTGCAGGCGACGTCGTCGGCGAGGATCTCGAGGCCCGGGATCGCGTCCGCGTGGGCTCGCTCGGAGAGGATGAGGTTGCGGCTCTCCTGGAACGCGTCGGTGCGCTGGGCGCCCGGGTCGACCTCGATCATTCCGCGCCAGACCGAGCTGGCACTGCCGGTCAGGACACCGCGGAAGGCGAGGTCGGAGACCGTGTCCTCGGCCGCGTGCTCCTGGGTCGTGTCGTAGTCGAGGTGCTGGGCGCCGCGGCCGGCCATCGCGCCGGTGACCTTCGCGCTGGCGCCGCGACCGACGAGCCGCGTCTCCATCCGCACCTTGCCGCGCTCGGAGCCGAAGCCGAGGGCGACCCACTCGAGCGTGGCGTCGCGATCGACGGAGGCACGCTGGCTCGCGAAGACCCAGGTGTCCTCGGAGAGGTCCTGCTGGCAGACGTAGCGAAGCGTCGCTCCGGGTTCCACGAACAGCTCGACGACACCGTTGAACAGCCCTCGGCCCTCGGAGGAGTAGCGCTCCCAGACCTCGGCCTCGGCGCCCTCCTCGACGATGACGACGGTCCGCCAATTGACGGCCGAGCCATCGCTCG from the Thermoleophilia bacterium SCSIO 60948 genome contains:
- a CDS encoding cytochrome c oxidase assembly protein — encoded protein: MDMVGHGSSFDLLKLLGEIGIPLALAVAYWLRVRVLAREHRAPSRRRQLSFGAGLLVIVVASVGLAEISMRQVSGHMVQHLLLMDLAAFLVILGVTRPVVEPLLSVPGLRHARKIVRPVPAMLIFIAIVVVWHLPPLYNLTAESELAHAASRTFFLGAGLVKWMALIGPVSAAAWFVGGFSLLYVATEHLFIAVMGNVFMWAGTPIYSVYAERTAAVGIDPVTDQSIGGGIMAVWGMMLTLALLAWVLLRWSKHETERQDLLDLARDNGVAIPADVVARAVRNGQAGAMRVDILRRRHDPRAAAASSRGSS
- the sufD gene encoding Fe-S cluster assembly protein SufD — translated: MTAEPEWVAERRRSGTTLASELELPTRKTRGWEFTDLEGFEPASYSPERASVEGLDRVAEEGIVVSSFAEALESHGDLLRERLGSLVEVDDPFVALNEAGLGDGLFVYVPRGKQLSEPVQVEVAHPSDGSAVNWRTVVIVEEGAEAEVWERYSSEGRGLFNGVVELFVEPGATLRYVCQQDLSEDTWVFASQRASVDRDATLEWVALGFGSERGKVRMETRLVGRGASAKVTGAMAGRGAQHLDYDTTQEHAAEDTVSDLAFRGVLTGSASSVWRGMIEVDPGAQRTDAFQESRNLILSERAHADAIPGLEILADDVACTHAAAIAQVDPDQLFYLKSRGLGDSDSRRLVIEGFLAELVGRAKEGPIRDLLAERLSGRLDQLLAESV
- a CDS encoding 4-hydroxy-3-methylbut-2-enyl diphosphate reductase codes for the protein MSSRAEAQRTSPSRVLLAAPRGYCAGVDRAVQTVEKALELHGAPVYVRKEIVHNKHVVAELSERGAIFVESENEVPEGALVVFSAHGVSPAVHANSEARSLRTIDATCPLVTKVHVSAKRFAEQGYEIVMIGHSGHEEVEGTMGEAPGAITLVETEAEVDALEIADPEKVAFITQTTLSVDETAGIIARLRERFPGIVSSKSEDICYATTNRQIAVKQLAAECDLVLVIGSTNSSNSNRLVEVAREHGADSHLIDNAGQVREAWLEGVETVGITSGASAPEQLVSELVEFFRGRGADDVAELRTVHEDVRFMLPKRIRTELASA
- a CDS encoding DUF3224 domain-containing protein encodes the protein MSPVQVTASFTIDGWKEKPWHRERRTGGRLTRTEVIRSYQGGIRGRSKAELVSAYSAGEPRVYSGLELLRCEIDGRSGSFALFHVGRIEPTGTELEVTIVDGSGTDELTGITGRARVTRTPEGEHTIVLDYDLMPV
- a CDS encoding M28 family peptidase, with amino-acid sequence MPTRARHVIAALAALFSMVLLGACGGSESECEDGSCGPASTQGEFNSERAMSDVERQVAFGPRPSGSAANERQVEFLARQLQLAGAKDVEVQRPWANVTAEIPGEGEGTILIGAHHDTKDEPPIVGANDGASGVAVVLELARSLAEDPQRTGPTVRIALFDAEEARGDAPFEEDGTRGSRQYVEAAERSGELDDIDEMWLFDMVGDCDLQVPLEANSDPEIYERFEAVADELPEFRSPFGGEVDPILDDHIPFLEAGIPSVDLIDFTFGGDSSPGDHWHTTDDTLDKVCPESLGAVGAPALELLSNPYPPSSDG